TAGTCtttcttgagtttttaaaatacttcatttgggttttatttttgctttgtttttttatttttgcgaagctgggaattgaacccaaggcctcatgtatgctagacaagcatgCTACCACAGTCTTCATTTGGATATCTTAAAGATATCTGCATACTAGAGgatgaaattgaacaaattatgttGTATGAATCtatgaatgtgtaacaacaaatccaactaatatgtataattataatgcacaataatttttaaatgaactcttCCACTTCTTCAATCCAATTGCCTTACATTTGATCAGAGAACAAATTCATGGTTGCCGAACTGTTCCTTAAGATCTGACCACTAATAATAACTTTAATAGCTTTCTTAAACCAAGGGTAAAATAAAGCATAAATCAAAGGATTCATGGCTGAGTTATAGTAAGCACACCAAACACATATCTCATAAATATAGGCAGGAGTGATAAATCCCATAAAAGCATCAACTAATGAATCAATGCTATATGGTAACCATGAGATCATAAATGCTATCACAGTGATCCCCAAGGTTTTggctgcttttctctctctcttggccACTCTGGCTTTGTAACTTTCTGAAGATGATTCTGCTTTGCCACTAACATTTTCAATCTTTTTAGCCTGCTGTCTAGCCACAAGAAAAATATTACCATACAGAATTATCATAACAATCGTAGGtataaaaaaagatagaaaatctaTCAACACCCAGTTTTGATTGACAACTACCTGACAACCTCCTATGCAGTTGAGGGCATTGGATAATTCTTCCAGACCATCATCATAGACACCTGTGTAGAACACAGCACCACTGTACACCAGGGGCAGGATCCAGGAGATGCAGATGCAAATCCCTGACACAGATACCGTGAATTTGGTGGGATAGACCAGAGGGTCGGTAACAGCAATGTACCTGTCAATGGAGATGAAGCATAGGTGGAAGAGAGAAGAGTAGCAAAACGCCACATCACAGCAAGTGTGAAAAGTGCAGAAACTTCGGCCAAAGTACCAGCAGCTCTCCACGGACCTGACCATGCTGAAGGGCATCACAGTCACTCCCACCAAAAAGTCAGCACAGGCCAGAGAGGCGATGAGGAAATTGGTTGGAGAGTGCAGCTGCTTGAAGTGGAGAATGGAAGTCATCACCAGCAGGTTTCCCAGCACAGCCAGCACAGCCCCAAAGCCAAACACTGCATAGAGAATCACCCGGGGCCCTTGCGAGTAGGGAGTTTTCACACAGGACCCATTCAGGTTCTCATAGCAAAGCAGCAGAGCTACAGGTGGGGATGAGTTGCTGCTCATTGGTGCTGCTGCTTGCA
Above is a genomic segment from Urocitellus parryii isolate mUroPar1 chromosome 8, mUroPar1.hap1, whole genome shotgun sequence containing:
- the Taar6 gene encoding trace amine-associated receptor 6 encodes the protein MSSNSSPPVALLLCYENLNGSCVKTPYSQGPRVILYAVFGFGAVLAVLGNLLVMTSILHFKQLHSPTNFLIASLACADFLVGVTVMPFSMVRSVESCWYFGRSFCTFHTCCDVAFCYSSLFHLCFISIDRYIAVTDPLVYPTKFTVSVSGICICISWILPLVYSGAVFYTGVYDDGLEELSNALNCIGGCQVVVNQNWVLIDFLSFFIPTIVMIILYGNIFLVARQQAKKIENVSGKAESSSESYKARVAKRERKAAKTLGITVIAFMISWLPYSIDSLVDAFMGFITPAYIYEICVWCAYYNSAMNPLIYALFYPWFKKAIKVIISGQILRNSSATMNLFSDQM